From a region of the Posidoniimonas corsicana genome:
- a CDS encoding OmpA/MotB family protein: MLTGCGRVVFRPDQQTAQAISLSPEQQQTLAQQQQQFQNRAAELDRDNQELESLLAQSRQESQLLREQVSATQSQLRATTDQLAGLQQERAQLQSKTQAMMASVKTPGPAGIRANNTLLRPLSVGSLPGVDVRQDGDTIRISIPADEVFQPGAAQLKPGGDQLLMRVAADVIAAYPEQVIGIEGHTDSAPPASPQFPTSHHLSVAQATTAYDLLTRGANVPAQQVFVIGHGGNHPRMSNATDAGRQANRRIEVVVYPEVVRRR; encoded by the coding sequence ATGCTGACTGGTTGCGGGCGGGTTGTGTTCCGTCCGGACCAGCAGACCGCGCAGGCGATCTCGCTCTCGCCTGAGCAGCAGCAGACGCTCGCCCAGCAACAGCAGCAGTTCCAGAACCGCGCGGCGGAACTGGACCGCGACAACCAGGAGCTCGAATCGCTGCTCGCGCAGTCGCGGCAGGAGAGCCAGCTGCTCCGCGAGCAGGTCTCCGCGACGCAGTCGCAGCTCCGCGCCACCACCGACCAACTCGCCGGGCTCCAGCAGGAACGCGCCCAGCTGCAGAGCAAGACGCAGGCCATGATGGCCAGCGTTAAGACGCCCGGGCCGGCCGGCATCCGCGCCAACAACACGCTGTTGCGTCCGCTCAGCGTCGGCAGCCTGCCGGGGGTCGACGTGCGCCAGGACGGCGACACCATCCGCATCTCGATCCCCGCGGACGAGGTCTTCCAGCCCGGCGCCGCGCAGCTCAAGCCGGGCGGCGACCAGCTGCTGATGCGGGTTGCTGCCGACGTGATCGCCGCCTACCCCGAGCAGGTGATCGGCATCGAGGGCCACACCGACAGCGCGCCGCCGGCGTCGCCGCAGTTTCCCACCAGCCACCACCTGTCGGTGGCGCAGGCGACTACCGCCTACGACCTGCTGACCCGCGGCGCCAACGTCCCGGCCCAGCAGGTGTTTGTGATCGGCCACGGCGGGAACCACCCGCGGATGTCCAACGCCACCGATGCGGGGCGTCAGGCGAACCGCCGGATCGAGGTGGTTGTCTATCCCGAGGTGGTGCGCCGCCGGTAG
- a CDS encoding four helix bundle protein: MAAARKGYRSLDVWQRAMELVEAVYKVTQLLPDSERFGLISQMQRAAVSAPSNIAEGYGRGGRDYRRFVVMARGSVMELETQFEITVRLKLLSREEIREAWDLSQGTAKMLSRLADSLKGR, from the coding sequence ATGGCCGCCGCCCGCAAAGGCTATCGCAGCTTGGATGTCTGGCAGCGGGCGATGGAACTGGTCGAGGCGGTGTACAAGGTCACACAACTGCTACCGGACTCGGAGCGGTTCGGGCTAATCTCCCAGATGCAGCGAGCGGCCGTTTCGGCGCCGAGTAACATCGCCGAGGGGTACGGCCGCGGTGGTAGGGACTACCGCCGATTCGTCGTGATGGCCCGCGGATCCGTGATGGAGCTTGAAACACAGTTTGAGATCACAGTTCGTCTGAAGCTCCTCTCCCGTGAAGAGATTCGTGAGGCGTGGGATCTGAGCCAGGGCACAGCGAAGATGCTGTCACGTCTGGCCGATTCGCTGAAAGGCCGCTAG
- a CDS encoding four helix bundle protein, with protein MANSSKGYRRLDAWQSSMKLVGAVREISRTLPDDDRKKLTKRMQRISATVPRTLARGFGRGGKEYRQYVLDARESLSELESQMQAAVRLGYLRADQASAAGRSARDTASRLNCLAMSLELS; from the coding sequence ATGGCTAACTCGAGCAAGGGCTACCGCCGGTTGGACGCGTGGCAGAGTTCGATGAAGCTAGTAGGAGCGGTCAGGGAGATCTCCCGTACACTCCCCGACGACGACCGCAAGAAGCTGACCAAGCGGATGCAACGCATCTCGGCCACCGTCCCCCGGACGCTCGCCCGAGGGTTCGGCCGCGGCGGCAAGGAGTACCGCCAGTACGTGCTCGACGCGCGTGAGTCGCTCTCCGAACTCGAGTCCCAGATGCAGGCGGCCGTGCGGCTGGGCTATCTCCGCGCCGACCAGGCCAGCGCCGCTGGACGATCCGCCCGCGACACCGCTTCGCGGCTTAACTGCTTGGCGATGTCGCTGGAGCTTAGCTAG
- a CDS encoding BON domain-containing protein translates to MIESAAATTTPANDLLSDRVSSALAASPHVPGGKLRVEAADGEVRLHGNVTTFFEKQMAQELVRRLDGVDRIENLLQVSWS, encoded by the coding sequence ATGATCGAATCCGCCGCCGCGACCACGACCCCCGCCAACGACCTGCTCAGCGACCGCGTCTCTAGCGCGCTGGCGGCCAGCCCGCACGTGCCGGGCGGCAAGCTGCGGGTGGAGGCCGCCGACGGCGAGGTCCGCCTGCACGGCAACGTCACGACCTTCTTCGAGAAGCAGATGGCGCAGGAGCTGGTGCGTCGGCTCGACGGCGTCGACCGCATCGAGAACCTGCTGCAGGTGAGCTGGTCCTAA
- a CDS encoding DEAD/DEAH box helicase, whose amino-acid sequence MTVGADRFGGTDAIAFPQPPVASVSVAAPRVRTNGCLLPEGDAFLAGRSNAAPPPPPSGDAVGPRRRSRRSSKHTRIRPPRDIVKLSDRLQYLLQPPLESLLAAKSLRFPFHPFPYQLDGVAFLYPRQSAVLADEMGLGKTMQTITTIRLLAHSGQVRRVLLVCPKPLITNWRREFALWAPELSVVTVEGTGEKRRWAWENSSAVVTMTNYETAVRDADTLHESQPYDLVVIDEAQRVKNRSGATAAAVRGVPRQRSWALTGTPIENSLDDLVGIYEFVSPGKLRLGQTARQIGAAVGDSVLRRTKEMVLTDMPPKIVRDEHIDLNPEQWDAYHNAEQNGVLELEGLGEAITLQHVFELVLRLKQICNFDPLTKSSSKLDRLEAELEEVAASGRKAIVFSQWVDAIDVIAERLGRFSPAQYHGRVPHAKRDGVIDRFKNDPDCSVILMSYGAGSVGLNLQFSEYVFLFDRWWNPAVEDQAINRAHRIGAKGAVTVTRYIAMGTIEQRIDDILAQKRELFQSVFSDTNAPRSYGLSRDELLSLFHLQSPQGRIGKAA is encoded by the coding sequence ATGACGGTCGGCGCCGATCGTTTCGGCGGCACCGACGCGATCGCGTTCCCGCAGCCGCCGGTGGCCTCGGTGTCGGTCGCGGCGCCGCGGGTCCGCACCAACGGCTGCCTGCTGCCCGAGGGTGATGCCTTCCTGGCGGGCAGGAGCAACGCCGCCCCTCCCCCACCGCCGAGCGGCGATGCCGTCGGCCCTAGGCGGAGGAGCCGTCGTAGCTCGAAGCACACCCGCATCCGCCCGCCGCGCGACATCGTCAAGCTCTCCGATCGGCTGCAGTACCTGCTGCAGCCACCGCTGGAGTCGTTGCTGGCGGCCAAGAGCCTGCGGTTCCCGTTCCACCCGTTCCCGTACCAGCTAGACGGCGTGGCGTTCTTGTACCCGCGGCAGTCGGCGGTGCTGGCCGACGAGATGGGGCTCGGCAAGACGATGCAGACGATCACCACGATCCGCTTGCTCGCGCACAGCGGCCAGGTGCGGCGGGTGCTGCTGGTCTGCCCCAAGCCGCTGATCACCAATTGGCGGCGTGAATTCGCGCTGTGGGCGCCCGAATTGTCGGTCGTCACGGTCGAGGGCACGGGGGAAAAGCGCCGCTGGGCGTGGGAGAACTCGTCGGCCGTCGTGACGATGACCAACTACGAGACCGCCGTGCGGGACGCCGACACGCTGCACGAGTCGCAGCCCTACGACTTGGTCGTCATCGACGAGGCGCAACGCGTCAAGAACCGCTCGGGCGCCACGGCGGCCGCGGTGCGCGGCGTGCCGCGGCAGCGCAGCTGGGCCCTCACCGGCACCCCGATCGAGAACAGCCTGGACGACCTGGTTGGCATCTACGAGTTCGTCTCGCCCGGCAAGCTACGGCTCGGTCAAACCGCGCGACAGATCGGCGCGGCGGTGGGCGACTCGGTGCTCCGCCGCACCAAGGAGATGGTGCTGACGGACATGCCGCCCAAGATCGTCCGCGACGAGCACATCGACCTCAACCCAGAGCAGTGGGACGCCTACCACAACGCCGAGCAGAACGGCGTGCTGGAGCTGGAGGGCCTGGGCGAGGCGATCACCCTGCAGCACGTGTTCGAGCTGGTGCTGCGGCTCAAGCAGATCTGCAACTTTGACCCGCTCACCAAGAGCAGCAGCAAGCTCGACCGCCTAGAGGCCGAACTGGAAGAGGTCGCCGCCAGCGGCCGCAAGGCGATTGTGTTCAGCCAGTGGGTCGACGCCATCGATGTCATCGCCGAGCGGCTCGGCCGCTTCTCGCCCGCGCAGTACCACGGGCGCGTGCCGCACGCCAAGCGGGACGGCGTGATCGACCGCTTCAAGAACGACCCCGACTGCTCGGTCATCCTGATGAGCTACGGCGCCGGCAGCGTGGGCCTGAACCTGCAGTTCAGCGAGTACGTGTTCCTGTTCGACCGCTGGTGGAACCCGGCGGTCGAGGACCAGGCGATTAATCGTGCGCACCGCATCGGCGCCAAGGGAGCGGTGACTGTCACCCGCTACATCGCGATGGGGACTATCGAGCAACGCATCGACGACATCCTCGCGCAGAAGCGAGAGCTCTTCCAGAGCGTGTTCAGCGACACCAACGCGCCCCGCAGCTACGGGCTGTCGCGCGACGAGTTGCTCTCGCTGTTCCACCTGCAGTCGCCGCAAGGACGGATCGGCAAGGCGGCGTAG